DNA from Quercus lobata isolate SW786 chromosome 1, ValleyOak3.0 Primary Assembly, whole genome shotgun sequence:
GACAAGAGCAAGAGCAAAGGCCTTGTCAACTTTGTCATCCGAGCAAATTCAAACCAATAGTCCGGGCAATTCGGTAACAATAAAAGCCCCTTGATCAGTTTCTCTCTACCCacaatagaaataaaacaaacaaccGATAACTCAGGCCTTGTTTGTTTGGTACATCCaatcaaacacatattttcagtttttaaacaatagtatacgtatttctacacacttttttacctacacatattttcacatatattttcaaatatatattttcaatttttttaaatgcatataCCAACAGTATTCGGTATCATGTGTATTAGATGTTGTACATCATCTctatcaaattaaataataaaattaatattaaaaaaaaaaaaaacacactgtCTCTCTTGCTTCAAAACCAaaatccctctttttttctctgttcCTAATAAATCCTAatagtcttttatttatttaattatttataaatttgcagGTTTTACAAGTCAATATAACTGACAGAGAAACAGTGCAATAAAAATGAGAGTAGGTTAGAAATGGGGGAGTGATTGTAGTGCAGCATTAATTCCAAATTCCCAAAAATCCCACATTCGAAACTGTCACTCAGGTCCCATTCCGTTTTTCTGTTCGCCCATTCTGTTATAAATTGCGAACCAAGAAAAGAATGTAATTATTTTGCTTCAGCTCTTCACAATTCGAAATTTGGAATGTGATCTAAGTCCCTATTGAGTTTTCAAAAACAGTTTCCATAGTACATATATATTCAATGGGCAACTTACACCGTAGGTATGATCTCCTATTCTTCGTCTTCAATTCctattttgatttgaattttggattaaaaaatagtgttttcgtTGTTTTGTTTAGGAAACCAAACGATAGAGCTAGGCAAATAGTCACGACGATTATTGGAATCGTCATTGGTTTTTTTATAGGCATATCGATTCCTTCTGCTTCATTGAACAAGGTATGTGAAtcaatttctttcctttcttattattgaattgcattaatatatatattttaaattttgaattttgaatttttcgcAGATTAATATACCTTCAAACATTATAACATCGCTTGATGTAGCCATCACTGACATTCATGGATCCACATCCACATCCCCTAAAACCGAATCGCTTGAAAATGTCGGATCCACCACGGTTCctaaggtgattttttttttttttatatgcgGTTTCGGCTTTTTCAATGTATGGATTTTGGTTCCAAAattgttggtttttgtttgcCTCTTGTTGTTTGATATTGTTTTCAATGCGGTTCGTCGAGTATTTTACAGCATGTATTGTATTGCCACCAATTGAGGATGAGCTTTTTGTCTCTCATTTAAGGAATATGTTGTTCAAGTAATAGTTTACTGACAAACTACTCTGACTTTGATGTCGCTTAGCGATACTTTGTAGTTTACAGTGAATGTAGAAATGAAAATGCTGATGTTGGGAGCAGAATTTTATGATTCTTGATTTCCTTGATTTTAGTTGTAACAGAAATTCACTGAAAGTAATAtgatgaaagcaaaaaaaaaaaaaaaaaatgataattgtcTGGAGATGTAATGTTTGTTAATTAGTACCCTAGTTGAAGGATCAACTTAGTTGCGTGTTTCGTGGAAAACTGATAATTGTCTGGTTTTTAGGATCTTTCGTGATCATTAAAATTGTTTAGGTGATAGTTAAACGTAAAATTCTTGTTGGTGAGTACTGATGGTATGAAAGTTTTGAAATGGACATCTCTTTAATGAAGAAACATTAACGAGGAATAGTGAGATCATCATAGTATTTTGGGCTAGCAGTAATTTCCTGATTGGTCTGGTTGTTCTTGTTGCATTAAGTACCAAAACTTCCTCTTAAATTAGAAGAATGAAAGAGTAATTACTAAGTGTAAGATACAATTTCgatttttgtttggatttattCAACCAATATAagtaaattaaatatatataaaaaaagggcATAAATCCCATGTTCAAGATTGGCTTGACTTCTATGTATTCCTTCACAGTTGCTGGGTTTGCTAGGCTAATCAAAAGTAAATCTATATGGCCTTGTTTTCATTTAAACTGATAATTTGCTtgtggtttgtttgtttgctctcAGATACATGTTCCAACAAATCCTCGTGGTGCGGAGTCATTACCTCCAGGAATTGTCGTACCAGAATCTGATCTCTATCTACGCAGATTATGGGGTGATCCCAATGAGGTATAATGTTCAATGACTGTAAGAATAATAAGTAATCATTTATAGAAGCCCAAATGGAATGATGATATTCTAAGAGTAGGTAATAGCAGCATTATAGGTTTGTCACCTAGGTATGTACAATTGTGGCCCAAAACATTTTGTAATATACTGTTAGATGTTAATGGTTGTAAGATCCAATCTTAGTGTTGGTGAAGTGATGCAGGACAAATAGACTCTAGGAGGGTGGTTTTATTTGGATTACAAAACAAGAACAAGATAAAGGTATTGGACCTAGGAATTAGCACCTAGGGCTTGTTTGAAGTCAGCATCAAgtagataaaatagaaaatatataaaacctaGGCATCGGCACCAAGCATGATAGAAATCAGGCCTTAAATTAGACTCCCAAATTACATCCTAGAtggaaatgaaataaatttctaACTTAACAAGGAAAGAATTAACTTGTAATATATTACATTCAatgcaaaataaaagagaataatatatttttgtccACGCCATAAAGTcagttgttttggttttttaaacATTTCCTCTTTTAAATAGGTCATAGCATTGCCCTTTGCACATGCATGCTGAATTGGATTTAGATGGTAGGTTGTGCTTTTGAAGGAGAGAGATAGGAAAAGAAGGTTTTGGGGGAGGAAGGGGGATAAGGACCTTTCTTGTCAAAAATtgcatgtgtgtatatatttttgAGCAGGAAGCCCATAGTGCCATAAATTTTCACATTTGAGCTTTTATTGACTGTGATGTGAACCAACTGCCTAATTTATGGGAATTTCATAAATTATGAAATCTGCAGGATCTGCAGAAAAAGCCAAAATACTTGGTAACTTTCACTGTTGGTATTGATCAGAGAAATAATATTAATGCAGCCAtcaaaaaggtcaaaaaagcagccttccctttttttttttacttgattatTTTGATATTCAGGATTCTGACTGctgaggggttttttttttttttttttttactttcttgtaGTTTTCTGAGGATTTCATGATTATGCTTTTTCATTATGATGGTCACACAAGTGAATGGGATCAATTTGAGTGGTCCAAACGTGCAATCCACATAAGCGtaaggaaacaaacaaaatggtAAGTTTTTGTCACTTTTTCAGTTCCTACCTTTTTATCTACATTGAATAAGAGCTTCATAAATCCTTACACCCTGTAGTAAGCTTTGACTAGCAAGCTCTTGAAcatcaaattagagttctattTATCTGCATTTTTTTGAAGAGTTTATAATTAGCTGAGACTTATGCCCGTGCAGGTGTTTGAATCTATAGTTTGTTCTCATAATCTTACTCTTTTATGTTTTGCAGGTGGTATGCAAAAAGGTTTTTGCATCCTAATGTTGTGTCAGCTTTTGAATATATCTTTATATGGGATGAAGATCTTGGAGTCGAACACTTCAATGGAGATAAGTAAGTTCTTATTTATCAGTTTTTTTCTTGCTCAAATCCACAtgttatatgtttatttatgttttccTCCATGCTACTACTAGGTACATTGAGTTGGTTAAGAAACATGGTTTGGAAATCTCTCAACCTGGTCTTGAGCCCAATAATGGACTAACATGGGAAATGACAAAGAGAAGAGGTGACAGAGAAGTTCACATGTAAGCTCTCTCCCTCGCCCTAGTGACATTATTATAATGGTATTGCTGTTATGCATTGGAAATTGAAGTTAAAAGTTCTTCTTGTCTGCATTAATGAATAGGGATACAGAGGAGAAGCCAGGCTGGTGTAATGACCCACATTTGCCTCCTTGTGCTGcgtatgctctctctctctctctctctctctctctctctctctctctctctctctctctctctctgagtatGTCCATAAACACAATACAAAGTAATATTTTCTAGTCTTTGTATCAAATGCTTGTAGAATTGGTTGTAATTATGAATGCTATTTATTACCTGGCACTTTGGCTGTCATCTTGGACAAATTTACGcttaccaaaagaaaattttgagcaATCTATGTGTAATTTGActgttttatataaataattttatattttaattaagatATTTTGATTAGTTAAGTATCACATATGAGCACTCTATCTTTCCAAAGTTTTCAGAAGCTTTGCTTGaaacttttgaatattttggtTTATAATAATGCAAGATTAACTATCATGCTTGGATAAGATGCCATTAGCATGGAGGATCATCTTTCTGTTTGGGATTCATGATAGATGATGTTTGATCAAGATGTCTGAAATAGTTATTACCACTGTCTAAGCCCTTGTTCAGTGTCACTACTGAGAGTGCATTTTTCAGGTGTTAGGCATGAGAATgcattttactttttctttttttctttttttgtcttgtttCTTAACTCTACTTTGTAGTAGATtctgaaaattattttctttcttattcttttaagcTAAATTGAGAATCCTCAAAACTAAGGATTTTGCATTCTaattcttgttcttgttcttgttatAAATCAATCAGATGCATATACAGTCTGCATGAGGCATTACAACGGCTATttatctatctctttttttgttcttctcttctctattttttttccttccattctTACTTCCACATTAGAAtcccaaatatcaaaatagagaagaatggaaggaaaatagagaagagaataaatagagaagagaatCCTCAAAATATATTCTTCTTACTTCCACATTAGaacttcctcctcctcttcttcttctttcccttcACCCAAATGTTGTCTTAAGAAGAATATATTTTGCTAGAATTCGTTATGTCAATTCAttgtgccattttttttttttttgcaaaggtCTTAGTAAACACAATCTAAGGAGatctgttttcttttctttttttttttaaattctgtgATTATTATTTCTTGTATTCTTTCAGGTTTGTGGAAATTATGGCCCCAGTATTTTCTCGAGAAGCTTGGCGATGTGTGTGGCATTTGATTCAGGCATGTTGTGTATCTAGAATTATGtagctaagtttttttttggggggggtgcTTAAACAACTACATACATAATATTCTCTTCTGAGTGCTTTCAAATGTTTCATCTACCTTAATGAAACACTCTAATTTGTGCTTGTAGAATGATTTGGTGCATGGATGGGGATTGGATTTTGCTCTCAGAAGATGTGTAGAGGTCAGTGGCTcttccttctttcctttttttttttttttttttggttttggtgcCCTGTAGGATTTGCTGCCCATTCAGATGCTATATTGATGGCCTGTTATCTTTCAACTACTTCTTTTTATCCTGCATATTTTTAAGGAAAGCCAGGTAGCCAAGAAAAGGGTTGTTGGTAACAGTACTGCAGAACCAGATTTTAAATTCTCCTCATTTGTAATGATCATCACTTTTTGTTGCCCTTCTCCCATATATCTATCAGAAAAAGGAtcgaaggaaaagaaaatgctTATATCAACACTTGAAAAGCAATTTTATGGATTTCAaagcataatattttttttttctttattggtaATTACATGTGCACCCAATATGTCTTGAGCACACGCCCTCACCCTTCATTTTGCTCTTACAAGGGAAGGAGGcaccatttgagctagagctcattggcatttcaaagcatattttatatataaatttcttggGGGATTTCAAAATTTCACCATAATATGAGACAATGAGGTTTAGGTGCAATGATCATGTTGGCTCGCATTTGTGTGGATATTAAGTAATATGAAGATGCATGCCAAACCAATGGCATTCagtataaacaattaaacaatcaAAGTACAAGCATGGCCTGTTTTATCAAATGGGATGACACACAGTTAAATCCTCTAATGGAAAGATCATTTAGGGACTCGTTAAAAATCTTTCTGTTAGTATGTGTGCTTAGCACTTTATGTCTTTTCATTATAAACATAATTCAGTAAGGACTACTGGACTAGTTTCTATGGATTCTGTAAAGTGACCAATCGAAAGGAAAATGTGGATCATGTAAAGTAGGGGTCCTTCctatttttcaaatgaaattgtGGTCTTTTGTTCAATGTGGAATCAGTCAGGTAGGTTTATAGAAGTTTCTTATGTTAGATTAGG
Protein-coding regions in this window:
- the LOC115983330 gene encoding uncharacterized protein LOC115983330, translated to MGNLHRRKPNDRARQIVTTIIGIVIGFFIGISIPSASLNKINIPSNIITSLDVAITDIHGSTSTSPKTESLENVGSTTVPKIHVPTNPRGAESLPPGIVVPESDLYLRRLWGDPNEDLQKKPKYLVTFTVGIDQRNNINAAIKKFSEDFMIMLFHYDGHTSEWDQFEWSKRAIHISVRKQTKWWYAKRFLHPNVVSAFEYIFIWDEDLGVEHFNGDKYIELVKKHGLEISQPGLEPNNGLTWEMTKRRGDREVHMDTEEKPGWCNDPHLPPCAAFVEIMAPVFSREAWRCVWHLIQNDLVHGWGLDFALRRCVEPAHEKIGVVDSQWIVHQVIPSLGSQGQSEDGKAPWEGVRARCKNEWAQFQSRLTNADKAYLAQYGKE